A window of the Oncorhynchus keta strain PuntledgeMale-10-30-2019 chromosome 21, Oket_V2, whole genome shotgun sequence genome harbors these coding sequences:
- the LOC118400569 gene encoding keratin, type II cytoskeletal 8-like isoform X1, whose translation MSFSRTSYRSGGSSMGGGMGGNTTIRKSFTSQSLAAPGSTRMSSGSVRHSGAGFGGGMGMGGGSGFSSSSSAGGYGGGLGAGYGGGMGGGFHGATITAVTCNQSLLAPLNLAIDPNIQVVRTHEKEQIKTLNNRFASFIDKVRFLEQQNKMLETKWSLLQDQTTTRSNIDAMFEAYISNLRRQLDGLGNEKMKLEGELKNMQGLVEDFKNKYEDEINKRASVENEFVLLKKDVDGAYMNKVELEVKVDALQDEINFLRAVYEAELRELQGQIKDTSVVVEMDNSRNLDMDSIVAEVRAQYEDIANRSRAEAETWYKQKYEEMQTSAGQYGEDLRSTKTEIAELNRMIARLQNEIESVKGQRANLEAQIAEAEERGELAVKDAKLRIRDLEDALQRAKQDMARQVREYQELMNVKLALDIEIATYRKLLEGEESRISSGGATATIHVQQSSGGNYSSAGSGGFGYGGGSSSYGGGSSSYGGGSSSYGSGGGATITKSMTSTSSSRRF comes from the exons ATGAGCTTCAGCAGGACAAGCTACAGAAGCGGCGGCAGCAGCATGGGCGGCGGCATGGGGGGCAACACCACCATTCGCAAGAGTTTCACCAGCCAGTCCTTGGCTGCTCCCGGATCCACCCGGATGAGCAGCGGGTCAGTCCGCCATTCTGGCGCCGGGTTCGGTGGTGGCATGGGTATGGGCGGAGGCAGCGgcttcagcagcagcagcagcgcagGTGGCTACGGTGGTGGTCTCGGCGCTGGCTATGGTGGTGGTATGGGTGGCGGATTCCATGGCGCCACTATCACAGCTGTCACATGCAACCAGAGCCTGCTGGCACCACTGAACCTGGCGATCGACCCCAACATCCAGGTTGTCCGCACCCATGAGAAGGAGCAGATCAAGACCCTCAACAACCGCTTTGCCTCCTTCATCGATAAG GTGCGTTTCTTGGAGCAGCAGAACAAGATGCTGGAGACCAAGTGGAGCCTCCTGCAGGACCAGACCACCACCCGCTCCAACATCGACGCCATGTTTGAGGCCTACATCTCCAACCTGCGCAGACAGCTGGACGGCCTGGGCAATGAGAAGATGAAGCTGGAGGGGGAGCTGAAGAACATGCAGGGTCTGGTTGAGGACTTCAAGAACAA GTATGAAGATGAAATCAACAAGCGCGCCTCAGTAGAGAACGAGTTTGTCCTGCTGAAGAAG gaTGTTGACGGTGCTTACATGAACAAGGTGGAGCTGGAGGTCAAGGTTGACGCTCTACAGGATGAGATCAACTTCCTCAGGGCCGTCTACGAGGCG GAGCTGCGTGAGCTGCAGGGCCAGATCAAGGACACCTCTGTGGTGGTAGAGATGGACAACAGCCGTAACCTGGACATGGACTCCATTGTCGCTGAGGTGCGCGCCCAGTACGAGGACATCGCCAACCGCAGCAGAGCTGAGGCTGAGACCTGGTACAAGCAGAAG TATGAAGAGATGCAGACCTCTGCTGGACAGTATGGTGAAGACCTCCGCTCAACCAAGACTGAGATCGCCGAGCTGAACCGCATGATCGCTCGTCTTCAGAACGAGATTGAGTCCGTCAAGGGTCAG CGGGCCAACCTTGAGGCCCAGATCGCTGAGGCAGAGGAACGCGGTGAGCTGGCAGTGAAGGACGCCAAGCTCCGAATCAGGGACTTGGAGGATGCTCTCCAGAGAGCCAAGCAGGACATGGCCCGCCAGGTGCGCGAGTACCAGGAGCTGATGAATGTCAAGCTGGCCCTGGACATTGAGATTGCCACTTACAGGAAGctgctggagggagaggagagcag AATATCCTCGGGTGGTGCAACTGCAACAATCCATGTGCAGCAGAGCTCTGGTGGCA ACTACTCCAGCGCAGGCTCAGGTGGATTCGGCTATGGTGGCGGCAGCAGCAGCtacggcggcggcagcagcagctaTGGTGGCGGCAGCAGCAGCTACGGCAGCGGCGGTGGTGCCACAATCACCAAGTCCATGACTTCCACCAGCTCCAGCAGGCGTTTCTAG
- the LOC118400569 gene encoding keratin, type II cytoskeletal 8-like isoform X2, translating into MSFSRTSYRSGGSSMGGGMGGNTTIRKSFTSQSLAAPGSTRMSSGSVRHSGAGFGGGMGMGGGSGFSSSSSAGGYGGGLGAGYGGGMGGGFHGATITAVTCNQSLLAPLNLAIDPNIQVVRTHEKEQIKTLNNRFASFIDKVRFLEQQNKMLETKWSLLQDQTTTRSNIDAMFEAYISNLRRQLDGLGNEKMKLEGELKNMQGLVEDFKNKYEDEINKRASVENEFVLLKKDVDGAYMNKVELEVKVDALQDEINFLRAVYEAELRELQGQIKDTSVVVEMDNSRNLDMDSIVAEVRAQYEDIANRSRAEAETWYKQKYEEMQTSAGQYGEDLRSTKTEIAELNRMIARLQNEIESVKGQRANLEAQIAEAEERGELAVKDAKLRIRDLEDALQRAKQDMARQVREYQELMNVKLALDIEIATYRKLLEGEESRISSGGATATIHVQQSSDYSSAGSGGFGYGGGSSSYGGGSSSYGGGSSSYGSGGGATITKSMTSTSSSRRF; encoded by the exons ATGAGCTTCAGCAGGACAAGCTACAGAAGCGGCGGCAGCAGCATGGGCGGCGGCATGGGGGGCAACACCACCATTCGCAAGAGTTTCACCAGCCAGTCCTTGGCTGCTCCCGGATCCACCCGGATGAGCAGCGGGTCAGTCCGCCATTCTGGCGCCGGGTTCGGTGGTGGCATGGGTATGGGCGGAGGCAGCGgcttcagcagcagcagcagcgcagGTGGCTACGGTGGTGGTCTCGGCGCTGGCTATGGTGGTGGTATGGGTGGCGGATTCCATGGCGCCACTATCACAGCTGTCACATGCAACCAGAGCCTGCTGGCACCACTGAACCTGGCGATCGACCCCAACATCCAGGTTGTCCGCACCCATGAGAAGGAGCAGATCAAGACCCTCAACAACCGCTTTGCCTCCTTCATCGATAAG GTGCGTTTCTTGGAGCAGCAGAACAAGATGCTGGAGACCAAGTGGAGCCTCCTGCAGGACCAGACCACCACCCGCTCCAACATCGACGCCATGTTTGAGGCCTACATCTCCAACCTGCGCAGACAGCTGGACGGCCTGGGCAATGAGAAGATGAAGCTGGAGGGGGAGCTGAAGAACATGCAGGGTCTGGTTGAGGACTTCAAGAACAA GTATGAAGATGAAATCAACAAGCGCGCCTCAGTAGAGAACGAGTTTGTCCTGCTGAAGAAG gaTGTTGACGGTGCTTACATGAACAAGGTGGAGCTGGAGGTCAAGGTTGACGCTCTACAGGATGAGATCAACTTCCTCAGGGCCGTCTACGAGGCG GAGCTGCGTGAGCTGCAGGGCCAGATCAAGGACACCTCTGTGGTGGTAGAGATGGACAACAGCCGTAACCTGGACATGGACTCCATTGTCGCTGAGGTGCGCGCCCAGTACGAGGACATCGCCAACCGCAGCAGAGCTGAGGCTGAGACCTGGTACAAGCAGAAG TATGAAGAGATGCAGACCTCTGCTGGACAGTATGGTGAAGACCTCCGCTCAACCAAGACTGAGATCGCCGAGCTGAACCGCATGATCGCTCGTCTTCAGAACGAGATTGAGTCCGTCAAGGGTCAG CGGGCCAACCTTGAGGCCCAGATCGCTGAGGCAGAGGAACGCGGTGAGCTGGCAGTGAAGGACGCCAAGCTCCGAATCAGGGACTTGGAGGATGCTCTCCAGAGAGCCAAGCAGGACATGGCCCGCCAGGTGCGCGAGTACCAGGAGCTGATGAATGTCAAGCTGGCCCTGGACATTGAGATTGCCACTTACAGGAAGctgctggagggagaggagagcag AATATCCTCGGGTGGTGCAACTGCAACAATCCATGTGCAGCAGAGCTCTG ACTACTCCAGCGCAGGCTCAGGTGGATTCGGCTATGGTGGCGGCAGCAGCAGCtacggcggcggcagcagcagctaTGGTGGCGGCAGCAGCAGCTACGGCAGCGGCGGTGGTGCCACAATCACCAAGTCCATGACTTCCACCAGCTCCAGCAGGCGTTTCTAG